The Streptomyces sp. NBC_00510 genomic interval AAGCTCGTCCGCACCATCCCGGTGACCACCGGCAAGCCGGGGTTCTCCACCCGCAACGGCATCAAGGTGGTGCTGGGTCAGGAGGCCAACGTACGGATGCGCAGCGAGACCGTGGGGATCGCCTCGGGCAGTTCCGACTCCTACGACCTGCCCGTCCAGTGGGCCACCCGAGTGACCTGGAGCGGTGAGTACGTGCACGCGGCGCCCTGGTCGGTGGGCTCGCAGGGGATCGCCAACGTCAGCCACGGCTGCGTCGGCATGAGCACCGAGAACGCCCACTGGTTCTTCGACAACGTGCGGCGCGGCGACCTCGTCTCGGTCGTCCACAGCCTGGGTGAGGACATGCCCGCCTTCAGCAACGGCTTCGGCGACTGGAACCTGTCCTGGAGCGAGTGGCGCAAGGGCAGTGCGACGGGAACGCGCAAGGGCGCCGACCCGGCCGTCGCCGACCGTACCGACGCCCCTGAGGCCCGTCTTCAGCCCGAGATGTGACGCTACGCGTCGACGGCCAGCCGCTGCCTCAGCAGCCCCGCCAGGGCCTCGTTCAGCGCGACCGGGTCGACCGGGTGGCTCACCGCCGCGTCGGCCCGGCTCCAGCTGGCCAGCCAGGCGTCCTGGGGGCGCCCGATGAGCACCAGCACCGGCGGGCAGCGGAAGATCTCGTCCTTCACCTGGCGGCACACTCCCATGCCGCCGGCCGGGACGGCCTCGCCGTCGAACACGCACGCGTCGATGCCGCCGTTCTCCAGCGCGCTGAGGACCGCCGGGAGGGTCGCGCACTCCATGTACTCCACCGGCGGCAGGTCGCTCGCAGGGCGGCGGCCGACGGCCAGACGGACCTGTTCCCGGGTGTTCCTGTTGTCGCTGTAGACCAGCACCGTCGCGGTCGTCTGCATCCGTGCCTCCTCGCCCTCGTGGAGTCGCCTGCCTGTGGCCGAACCTTACTCCCGGGCAGGGTGCTTCGAGGAGGGTTAGCTCCTTCGGGCGACGCCTTTCCCTACCTCAAGGGCCTTGACACACCGAATGGCACCCCCCGGAGTGAGCGCGAGATAAGCGACCGACATAATGTCGGTCGTGGCGACAGCAACAGCAGTAGAAACCGGGCACGCGCACCCGTCGGTCAACCGGCCGAACCTCACCAGCGTCGGAACCATCATCTGGCTGAGTTCCGAGCTGATGTTCTTCGCGGCCCTCTTCGCGATGTACTTCACCCTTCGCTCGGTGACGGGTGCCGAGTACTGGAAGGCGCACGCCGACGTCCTGGACATCCCGTTCTCGGCGACGAACACCACGATCCTCGTGCTCTCCTCCTTCACCTGCCAGATGGGTGTCTTCGCCGCCGAGCGCGGCGACGTGAAGAAGCTGCGCGCGTGGTTCATCGTGACGTTCATCATGGGCGCGATCTTCGTCGGCGGTCAGATCTTCGAGTACACCAACCTGGTCAAGGAGGACGGCCTCTCGCTCTCCTCCGACCCGTACGGTTCGGTGTTCTACCTGACCACCGGATTCCACGGTCTGCACGTGACGGGTGGTCTCATCGCCTTCCTGCTGGTCCTCGGACGGACCTACGCGGCACGGCGGTTCACCCACGAGCAGGCCACCGCGGCCATCGTCGTGTCCTACTACTGGCACTTCGTCGATGTCGTCTGGATCGGCCTCTTCGCCACGATCTACCTGATCAAGTAGTCGGGGCCCCGCGCGAGTTGCGCACACGGTCAACGACATCCAGAACCATCGACGCAAGAGATCCTGACACCGGGGTAATCCGTGAAAAAGCTCTCCGCACGACGGCGCCACCCGCTGGCGGCGCTCGTCGTCCTACTTGTCGCGCTCACGGCCATCGGGGGGCTGTACGCCGCGCTCGCGCCGGCGCCCAAGGCGCAGGCCGACGACAGCTCTCAGTCCCTCGCCATCGAAGAGGGCAAGAAGCTGTTCGCCGTCGGCTGCTCCAGCTGCCACGGTACGTCGGGGCAGGGCGGCAGTGACGGCCCCAGCCTCGTCGGCGTCGGCTCCGCGGCCGTGGACTTCCAGGTCGGCACCGGTCGCATGCCGGCCCAGCAGCCCGGCGCCCAGGTGCCGCGCAAGAAGGTCATCTACGACCAGAAGCAGATCGACCAGCTCGCGGCGTACATCGCCTCGCTGGGCCCCGGTCCGGTCACGCCCACCGAGGAGCAGTACGACCCGGCCGGCGCCGACGCCGCGCGCGGCGGGGAGCTCTTCCGCACCAACTGCGCCCAGTGCCACAACTACCAGGGCAAGGGCGGAGCGCTGACGCACGGCAAGTACGCGCCCACGCTGGAAGGCGTGAGCGACAAGCACCTGTACGAGGCCATGCTGACCGGCCCGCAGAACATGCCGTCCTTCCCCGACACGACGATGCCGGAGGAGAACAAGCGGGAGATCATCGCTTACCTCGACGCCGTCAACGGCGAGGGCGCGCCGAGCCCCGGCGGCATGTCGCTGGGCAGCCTCGGCCCGGTCACCGAGGGTCTCTTCGGCTGGATCTTCGGCCTCGGGGCCCTGATCGCCTGCGCCATTTGGCTCGCGGCCCACACCACCAAGGCGAAGAAGTCATGAGTCAGGACATGTCACAAGAGAACCTGCCGGACAGGCCGGCACACCAGGGCGGCGGCCAGCTCGCGACCGCGGAGAACCCGTTCGCGGACCCGGGCTTCCCGGCTCACCTGCCGCGCCGCCAGGACATCGACGAGAAGGCCGCGAGGTCCTCCGAGCGCACGGTGGCCTTCCTGTTCACCGTGTCGATGCTCGCCACACTGGCCTTCATCGCCAGCTTCGTGGTCATCCCGATCGACAAGATCGTCTACATCTGGCCGCTGGGTCACATCAGCGCGCTGAACTTCGCGCTGGGCATGACCCTCGGCGTCTCGCTCTTCGCTATCGGCGCCGGCGCGGTCCACTGGGCCCGCACGCTGATGTCGGACGTCGAGGTCGCCGACGACCGCCACCCGATCGAGGCGAGCCCCGAGGTCAGCGCCAAGGTCAAGGCCGACTTCGCCACCGGGGCCGGGGAGAGCCAGATCGGCCGCCGCAAGCTGATCCGCAACACCATGCTCGGCGCGCTGACCCTGGTGCCGCTCTCCGGTGTGTTCCTGCTGCGCGACCTCGGCCCGCTGCCGGAGGACAAGCTCCGCCACACGCTGTGGTCCAAGGGCAGGCTGCTGATCAACCAGAACACCAACAAGCCGCTGCGTCCCGAGGACGTCGCCGTCGGCTCGCTCACCTTCGCCGTGCCCGAGGGCCTGGAGGAGGAGCAGCACGACTACCAGGCGCAGCTCGCCAAGGCGGCCCTGATGATCGTCCGCATCCAGCCGGACGACATCAAGGACAAGAAGTCCCGCGAGTGGGCGCACCAGGGCATCCTGGCGTTCTCCAAGATCTGCACCCACGTCGGCTGCCCGATCAGCCTCTACGAGCAGCAGACGCACCACGTGCTCTGCCCGTGCCACCAGTCGACGTTCGACCTTTCCGACGGTGCCCGGGTGATCTTCGGTCCCGCCGGTCACGCCCTGCCGCAGCTGCACATCAGCGTGAACGGTGAGGGTTACCTCGAGGCACTGGGCGACTTCGAAGAGCCCGTGGGCCCTGCGTTTTGGGAGCGTGGATGAGCACCAACACGAGCGCGAGCGCGAAGCAGCGCGGAAAGGCGCCCGCCGGCGAACGTGTCGCCGACTGGGCCGACGGCCGGCTGGGCATCTACAGCCTGGGCAAGGCCAACCTGCGGAAGATCTTCCCGGACCACTGGTCCTTCATGCTGGGCGAGATCGCCCTCTACAGCTTCATCATCATCATCCTGACCGGTGTCTACCTGACGCTGTTCTTCCACCCGGCGATGAACGAGGTCGTCTACGACGGCTCCTACGCGCCGCTGCAGGGCATCACGATGTCCGATGCGTACGCGTCGACCCTGCACATCAGCTTCGACGTGCGCGGCGGTCTGCTCGTCCGCCAGATCCACCACTGGGCGGCCATCGTCTTCGTGGCCGCGATGCTCGTGCACATGATGCGCATCTTCTTCACCGGTGCGTTCCGCAAGCCGCGCGAGGTCAACTGGGTCTTCGGCTTCCTGCTGCTGTTCCTCGGCATGTTCGACGGCTTCATGGGCTACTCGCTGCCGGACGACCTGCTGTCGGGCACCGGTATCCGCTTCATGGAAGGCGCCGTGCTGTCCGTGCCGATCGTCGGCACGTACCTCTCGTTCTTCCTCTTCGGCGGCGAGTTCCCCGGCACCGACATCGTGCCGCGGTTCTACACGATCCACGTGCTGCTGATCCCCGGCATCATGGCGGGCCTGCTGGTGGCCCACCTGATCCTGATCGTCTACCACAAGCACACGCAGTTCCCCGGCCCCGGCAAGTCGGAGAAGAACGTCGTGGGCATGCCGTTCTTCCCGGTCTACACGGCCAAGGCGGGCGGCTTCTTCTTCATCGTCTTCGGTGTCATCGCGGCCATGTCCGCGCTGGTCTCCGTGAACCCGGTGTGGGCGTACGGCCCCTACCGTCCGGACCAGGTGTCGACCGACGCCCAGCCCGACTGGTACATGGGCTTCTCCGAGGGCCTGATCCGCATCATGCCGGGCTGGGAGATCAACTTCGCGGGCCACACGCTCGTCCTGGGCGTGTTCATCCCGCTGGTGATCTTCCCGCTGGTCCTGGGCTTCATGGGCGTCTACCCGTTCCTGGAATCCTGGGTCACCGGTGACAAGCGCGAGCACCACCTGCTCGACCGGCCGCGCAACCGGCCCGTCCGCACGGGCATCGGCGCCGCCTGGATCAGCCTCTACCTGATCCTGCTCGTCGGCGGTGGCAACGACCTCTTCGCCACCCGCTTCCATCTGTCGATCAACGCGATCACCTGGGTGGTCCGGATCTCGTTCTTCGTGCTGCCGGTGCTGGTCTTCGTCGTCACCAAGCGGATCTGCCTGGGTCTGCAGCGACGCGACCGCGACAAG includes:
- a CDS encoding c-type cytochrome, with amino-acid sequence MKKLSARRRHPLAALVVLLVALTAIGGLYAALAPAPKAQADDSSQSLAIEEGKKLFAVGCSSCHGTSGQGGSDGPSLVGVGSAAVDFQVGTGRMPAQQPGAQVPRKKVIYDQKQIDQLAAYIASLGPGPVTPTEEQYDPAGADAARGGELFRTNCAQCHNYQGKGGALTHGKYAPTLEGVSDKHLYEAMLTGPQNMPSFPDTTMPEENKREIIAYLDAVNGEGAPSPGGMSLGSLGPVTEGLFGWIFGLGALIACAIWLAAHTTKAKKS
- a CDS encoding cytochrome bc complex cytochrome b subunit is translated as MSTNTSASAKQRGKAPAGERVADWADGRLGIYSLGKANLRKIFPDHWSFMLGEIALYSFIIIILTGVYLTLFFHPAMNEVVYDGSYAPLQGITMSDAYASTLHISFDVRGGLLVRQIHHWAAIVFVAAMLVHMMRIFFTGAFRKPREVNWVFGFLLLFLGMFDGFMGYSLPDDLLSGTGIRFMEGAVLSVPIVGTYLSFFLFGGEFPGTDIVPRFYTIHVLLIPGIMAGLLVAHLILIVYHKHTQFPGPGKSEKNVVGMPFFPVYTAKAGGFFFIVFGVIAAMSALVSVNPVWAYGPYRPDQVSTDAQPDWYMGFSEGLIRIMPGWEINFAGHTLVLGVFIPLVIFPLVLGFMGVYPFLESWVTGDKREHHLLDRPRNRPVRTGIGAAWISLYLILLVGGGNDLFATRFHLSINAITWVVRISFFVLPVLVFVVTKRICLGLQRRDRDKVLHGRETGIIKRLPHGEFIEIHEPLEQGSLFKLTQHEQPKPLEVGPEVDENGVEKKVGPTAKLRAKLSRGYYGEGTQIDKPTVEEYEEITSGHGHH
- a CDS encoding heme-copper oxidase subunit III; protein product: MSVVATATAVETGHAHPSVNRPNLTSVGTIIWLSSELMFFAALFAMYFTLRSVTGAEYWKAHADVLDIPFSATNTTILVLSSFTCQMGVFAAERGDVKKLRAWFIVTFIMGAIFVGGQIFEYTNLVKEDGLSLSSDPYGSVFYLTTGFHGLHVTGGLIAFLLVLGRTYAARRFTHEQATAAIVVSYYWHFVDVVWIGLFATIYLIK
- a CDS encoding Rieske (2Fe-2S) protein, with amino-acid sequence MSQENLPDRPAHQGGGQLATAENPFADPGFPAHLPRRQDIDEKAARSSERTVAFLFTVSMLATLAFIASFVVIPIDKIVYIWPLGHISALNFALGMTLGVSLFAIGAGAVHWARTLMSDVEVADDRHPIEASPEVSAKVKADFATGAGESQIGRRKLIRNTMLGALTLVPLSGVFLLRDLGPLPEDKLRHTLWSKGRLLINQNTNKPLRPEDVAVGSLTFAVPEGLEEEQHDYQAQLAKAALMIVRIQPDDIKDKKSREWAHQGILAFSKICTHVGCPISLYEQQTHHVLCPCHQSTFDLSDGARVIFGPAGHALPQLHISVNGEGYLEALGDFEEPVGPAFWERG